The Vicia villosa cultivar HV-30 ecotype Madison, WI linkage group LG1, Vvil1.0, whole genome shotgun sequence genome includes a region encoding these proteins:
- the LOC131604210 gene encoding uncharacterized protein LOC131604210, whose amino-acid sequence MDSIPKPYRTWITGAAVVLGGIGTLNVASTLTLKALHVVAENKRKKIALPCMACRGKGFYICKLCNGNSTIAWSPMYDPIAINLCVCPTCDGNRVQRCLNCLGKGYD is encoded by the exons ATGGATTCAATTCCGAAGCCATATCGAACATGGATTACGGGTGCTGCGGTTGTTTTAGGTGGAATTGGGACACTGAACGTGGCTTCTACACTTACACTCAAAGCACTTCACGTTGTGGCTGAGAATAAACGG AAAAAGATAGCGTTACCGTGTATGGCTTGTCGAGGGAAGGGGTTTTATATATGCAAATTGTGCAATGGGAATTCAACTATTGCTTGGTCTCCAATGTATGATCCTATTGCAATTAACCTATGTGTTTGTCCTACTTGCGATGGAAACAG GGTACAACGTTGTCTGAATTGTTTGGGAAAAGGCTATGACTAA